One Paucidesulfovibrio gracilis DSM 16080 genomic window carries:
- a CDS encoding Hsp20/alpha crystallin family protein, whose protein sequence is MMLDFNTLYPYSGRWDRLFDDLIKSTAPEYRRMAYPPLNISEDEQALHVRCQVPGMSMDDLELTLTDKSLVIKGERRAEEGKFYRQERPVGTFQRVVRLNVPVDREKIKATLRDGVLTVTLPRAEEARPRRISIEAS, encoded by the coding sequence ATGATGTTGGACTTCAATACGTTATACCCGTATTCCGGTCGTTGGGACCGGCTGTTCGACGACCTGATCAAAAGCACGGCCCCGGAGTACCGGCGCATGGCCTATCCGCCCCTGAACATCAGCGAGGATGAGCAGGCATTGCATGTGCGCTGCCAGGTTCCGGGCATGAGCATGGACGACCTGGAGCTGACCCTTACGGACAAGAGTCTGGTGATCAAGGGAGAGCGCCGGGCCGAGGAAGGCAAGTTCTATCGGCAGGAGCGGCCCGTGGGTACTTTTCAGCGCGTGGTGCGGCTCAATGTCCCGGTGGACCGCGAGAAGATCAAGGCCACCCTCAGGGACGGCGTGCTCACCGTAACGCTGCCACGTGCGGAAGAGGCGCGTCCGCGCCGCATCAGCATTGAAGCGTCCTGA
- a CDS encoding Hsp20/alpha crystallin family protein, producing MQNEVKAREEKPLQKIRPATDILEREDGYHVFMDIPGVRREDLVLDLQDNELAVSAKTAEIGSQEERYADVEFGPVEYSRVISVSDLVDKEGIKANLTNGVLSLHLPKAEKALPKKIEIQAG from the coding sequence ATGCAGAACGAAGTGAAAGCCAGAGAGGAAAAACCGTTGCAAAAGATCCGTCCGGCCACGGACATCCTGGAACGCGAGGACGGGTATCATGTGTTCATGGATATTCCGGGCGTACGCCGGGAAGATTTGGTATTGGATCTCCAGGACAATGAGCTGGCCGTGAGCGCCAAAACCGCGGAGATCGGTTCGCAGGAAGAACGGTATGCGGATGTGGAATTCGGCCCTGTGGAATACTCCAGGGTGATTTCCGTCTCCGACCTGGTGGACAAGGAAGGAATCAAAGCAAATCTGACCAATGGAGTGCTCTCGCTGCATCTGCCCAAGGCGGAAAAGGCGCTCCCGAAAAAGATCGAAATTCAGGCAGGCTAA
- a CDS encoding MarR family winged helix-turn-helix transcriptional regulator, with translation MDGIDRERGKELHDLFREVFLLRDVLEQVMEQTHVQAGLSTPKARILRTLAEEGPATVPDLARALNVSRQFVLKTCNELCTDQYIEFMDNPRHKTSKLASCTQQGIAARNAFRAQENSLIARALPHADRDEIRAATRLLHILTTQIRNRSPAGD, from the coding sequence ATGGATGGAATTGATCGGGAACGGGGCAAAGAACTGCACGATTTGTTTCGGGAAGTTTTCCTTCTCCGCGACGTGTTGGAGCAGGTCATGGAGCAGACGCATGTCCAGGCTGGATTGAGCACGCCCAAGGCGCGGATACTTCGCACTCTAGCCGAGGAAGGACCGGCCACCGTACCGGACCTGGCGCGGGCTCTGAATGTTTCCCGACAGTTCGTTCTCAAAACATGCAACGAACTTTGCACAGATCAGTACATTGAATTTATGGATAATCCCCGTCATAAAACTTCTAAGCTGGCATCTTGTACGCAGCAGGGAATCGCGGCTCGTAACGCCTTTCGCGCCCAGGAAAACAGCCTCATTGCCCGGGCGCTGCCCCATGCGGATCGTGACGAAATCCGAGCCGCCACCCGCCTGCTTCACATTCTGACCACACAGATTCGGAACCGGTCCCCTGCCGGGGATTGA
- a CDS encoding methyltransferase family protein: MQDETIQNGLNRNSDFAARKTPKSPGIKIMPPTVFYCCLLLGIGLEWLLPTSFSMTAAWRLGLGVALGGAGFTFMMYGHERFKRLGTNVRTNLPAKRLVRGGAYRYSRNPMYVGGSALYLGLALCANSLWMAASWLPLGGFLALYVVPKEETYMLARFGEAYAAYCDAVRRWL, from the coding sequence ATGCAGGACGAGACCATACAAAACGGTCTGAACCGGAATTCCGATTTTGCTGCCAGGAAAACGCCCAAATCTCCCGGAATAAAAATCATGCCGCCCACGGTCTTTTATTGTTGTCTGCTCCTGGGAATCGGTCTGGAGTGGCTGCTTCCCACGTCCTTTTCCATGACGGCGGCCTGGCGCCTTGGCCTGGGCGTTGCCCTGGGGGGAGCCGGCTTCACATTCATGATGTACGGCCACGAACGATTCAAACGGCTCGGCACCAATGTCCGCACCAACCTTCCGGCCAAGCGCCTTGTGCGCGGCGGCGCGTACCGGTACAGTCGCAATCCCATGTATGTGGGCGGTTCCGCATTGTATCTGGGGCTGGCCCTCTGCGCGAACAGCCTTTGGATGGCGGCAAGCTGGCTGCCGTTGGGCGGCTTTCTTGCGCTGTACGTGGTGCCGAAGGAAGAAACCTACATGCTGGCGCGTTTCGGGGAAGCCTATGCGGCCTATTGTGACGCTGTGCGAAGGTGGTTGTAG
- a CDS encoding ArsR/SmtB family transcription factor yields MERQAAAFKALGHPARLRMVRALGGGEQCVCALRDVVGLDMSTVSRHLGVLRSAGIVEGEKRGTWMYYRLRLPCVIGFLQCLELQLSPDSERGGDHAGLDG; encoded by the coding sequence ATGGAGCGGCAGGCAGCGGCTTTCAAGGCGCTGGGGCATCCGGCCCGTTTACGCATGGTGCGTGCGCTGGGCGGGGGAGAACAATGCGTCTGCGCGTTACGCGATGTCGTGGGGCTGGATATGTCCACGGTGTCACGGCATCTGGGCGTGTTGCGCAGTGCCGGTATCGTGGAAGGCGAAAAGCGCGGAACCTGGATGTACTATCGGCTTCGATTGCCGTGTGTGATCGGTTTTCTGCAATGCCTGGAGTTGCAATTGTCACCGGATTCCGAGAGGGGAGGCGACCATGCAGGACTTGATGGATGA
- a CDS encoding permease, producing MDAGSAPRQPGADRLGLRGRLLFLVLGLGLWVPVYMYLEPFARWFTTRVLGLQTSTPLGESVRFFVYDTPKVFLLLVLIVYGVGVLRTFFTPEATRRVLAGRTEVVGNVLAAGLGVLTPFCSCSAVPLFVGFVTAGVPLGVTFSFLISAPMVNEVALAMLLGMFGWRVALLYAGTGLVLAVIAGFVIGRLRLEGWLQPWVRKQLAMNGGPGAQRRPDWSERIDAGIGAVREIVGRVWLYVVLGIGVGAVIHGYVPEDFMAGLMGRSAWWSVPAAVVMGIPMYTNAAGVIPVLEALIGKGAALGTALAFMMSVIALSLPEMLILRRVLTGRLLAVFVSVVGGGILLVGWLFNAVL from the coding sequence ATGGACGCCGGGTCCGCGCCGAGGCAACCCGGCGCGGACCGCTTGGGATTGCGCGGCCGATTGCTTTTTCTGGTGTTGGGCTTGGGGCTGTGGGTTCCGGTTTACATGTATCTGGAGCCTTTTGCCCGCTGGTTCACCACCCGGGTGCTCGGCTTGCAGACGAGCACTCCGCTGGGCGAGTCCGTGCGGTTTTTTGTCTACGATACGCCCAAAGTTTTTTTGTTGTTGGTGCTCATCGTATACGGCGTGGGCGTGCTGCGGACGTTCTTTACGCCCGAGGCCACGCGCCGTGTGTTGGCGGGGCGTACCGAGGTGGTGGGCAATGTGCTGGCCGCCGGCCTGGGCGTACTTACGCCGTTTTGTTCCTGTTCCGCGGTGCCGTTGTTCGTGGGCTTTGTCACGGCCGGGGTGCCGCTGGGCGTGACCTTTTCCTTCTTGATCAGCGCGCCCATGGTCAATGAAGTGGCCCTGGCCATGCTCCTGGGCATGTTCGGGTGGCGGGTGGCCCTGCTCTACGCCGGAACCGGATTGGTTTTGGCTGTGATCGCGGGATTTGTCATCGGGCGGTTGCGGCTGGAGGGCTGGTTGCAGCCCTGGGTGCGCAAGCAACTGGCCATGAATGGCGGTCCCGGCGCGCAACGTCGGCCCGATTGGTCCGAACGCATCGACGCAGGTATTGGTGCCGTGCGGGAAATCGTGGGCCGGGTCTGGCTGTACGTGGTCCTGGGCATTGGTGTGGGCGCGGTGATCCACGGGTATGTTCCCGAAGATTTCATGGCCGGGTTGATGGGGCGCTCCGCGTGGTGGTCGGTGCCGGCGGCCGTGGTCATGGGCATTCCCATGTATACCAATGCCGCGGGAGTGATTCCCGTGCTGGAGGCGCTCATTGGCAAGGGGGCGGCCCTGGGGACGGCGCTGGCCTTTATGATGAGCGTGATTGCCTTGTCGCTGCCGGAAATGCTGATCCTTCGCCGGGTTCTTACGGGCCGGTTGCTGGCCGTGTTCGTGTCCGTGGTGGGGGGCGGCATCCTGCTGGTGGGCTGGCTCTTCAACGCCGTGTTGTAG